CCCGGGACGGCCAGGCTCTGCCATCGCCGACCCTCATGAACATAACAACACGTGTCCCCATCGGCCCGGTGGGTGTGATCACCCCGTGGAACACACCCTTCATGCTTTCCACCTGGAAGATCGCGCCGGCGCTCGCCGCCGGCTGTACGGTGGTCCACAAGCCGGCGGAATTCTCGCCGCTGACCGCGCGCATTCTCATGGAAATCGCGGAAGAGGCCGGCCTGCCGAAAGGCGTCTGGAACCTGGTCAACGGCTATGGTGAAGACGCCGGCAAGGCGCTGACCGAACATCCCGACATCAAGGCAATCGCCTTTGTGGGTGAGAGCCGGACCGGTTCGATGATCATGAAACAGGGAGCGGAGACACTGAAGCGTGTCCACTTTGAGCTGGGCGGCAAGAACCCGGTGATCGTGTTTGACGATGCCGATCTCGACCGCGCACTGGATGCGGCCATCTTCATGATCTATTCGCTGAACGGCGAGCGCTGCACCTCGTCTTCCCGCCTCCTGGTGCAGGACACCATTGCAGACACCTTCGAGGCCAGGTTGGTCGAGCGTGTCAACAGGATCAAGGTCGGCCACCCGCTCGACCCGAAGACCGAAATCGGTCCCCTGATCCACAAGACCCACTTCGACAAGGTCACCGGCTATTTCGGCATTGCCAAGGAAAACGGTGCCACCATTGCCGCCGGCGGCGAGCGGCACGGCGATCAGGGCTGGTTCGTCCGCCCGACCCTCTTTACCGGTGCCGACAATTCCATGCGGATTGCCCAGGAGGAGATCTTCGGTCCGGTCCTGACCAGCATCCGGTTTTCCTCCGAAGACGAAGCGCTCCAGATCGCCAATGACATTCCCTATGGCCTCACCGGCTATGTCTGGACCAATGACTTGACGCGCGCCTTGCGTTTCACCCACCAGCTGGAGGCCGGCATGATCTGGGTGAACTCGGAAAATGTCCGGCATCTGCCCACCCCCTTCGGCGGGGTCAAGGCCAGCGGCATCGGCCGCGACGGCGGCGACTGGTCCTTCGACTTCTACATGGAACAGAAACACATCGGCCTGGCCACCGGCCAGCACGCTATCCCGCGCCTCGGCGCCAACTGACAAACGCCGTTCTGGGAGGACAAAATGGGAGAAATCGTTCTTGCGGCCAAGGTGACGCATGTGCCGACCATGCTCATGTCGGAACAGCCCGGCCCCGTCGAAGGCAAGCGCCAGCCGGCCATTGACGGCCACGCAGAAATTGCCCGCCGCGCCAAGGCACTCGGTGCCACCACGGCCATTGTCTGCGACACCCACTGGGTCATCAATGCAGGGTTTCATATCAACGCCAACAGCCGCTTCGAGGGCCTGTTCACCTCCAACGAATTTCCGCATTTCATTCAGAACCTGCCTTATGCCTATGAAGGTAATCCGGCCCTGGGCGATGCCATCGCCAAAGAGGCGTCGGACAGGGGCGCCCACACGCTCGCCCATCATCTCGACAGCCTGGAGTTGGAATACGGCACCCTGGTGCCGATGCGGTTCATGAGCCGGGAACACAAGATGAAGGTGGTGTCCGTTGCCGCCTGGTGCACGGTCCATGGCCATGATGAAAGCCGGATCGTCGGCGAAGCGATCCGCGCCGCGGTCGAGGCAAGCGACGAAAAGGTGCTGCTGGTCGCTTCAGGCTCGCTCAGCCACAAGATCTGGGCAAACAGGGACTACGCCGCCAACAACGGCACCTTCACGATCTCGTCGGAATTCAATCGTCAGGTCGACCTGCATGTGCTCGACATGTGGCAACGCGGTGATCACGCCACCTTCCTGAAGATGCTTCCCGAATATGCGGAACATTGTTGCGGCGAAGGATCCATGCACGATACGGCAATGCTTTACGGTGCGCTCGGCTGGGATGCCTACACCGCGGCATGCGAGGTCGTGACAGAGTATTTCCCAAGTTCCGGCACCGGCCAGACCAACGTCATCTTCCCGGTCCAATAAGCTTTTCAGGACAGCCCATGCCCATCCCCGCCCCCAATCTCTATCCCCCCTTCAACATAGTCCGTCTGAGCCATGTCGAACTCGCCGTCACGGACCTTCAGAAGAGCCGTGCCTTTTATGTCGACACGCTTGGCCTGCAGGTGACCGACGAAAGCAGCGACGTGATTTACTTGCGCGCCATGGAAGAACGCGGTCATCACTGTCTGGTCCTGCGGAAGGAAGAGGCCGCCTGTGCCCGCGATCTCGGCTTCAAGGTCTTCAG
This genomic interval from Labrenzia sp. VG12 contains the following:
- the hpaE gene encoding 5-carboxymethyl-2-hydroxymuconate semialdehyde dehydrogenase — protein: MSDLETNLGKLTGYLARFQETGILNQIGGETLAAVSGETFQTRSPVDESLICEVAKGGAADIDAAAKAAKAAFPAWRDMAVSERKKILHKIADGIVERAEEIALCECWDTGQALRFMSKAALRGAENFRFFADKAPGARDGQALPSPTLMNITTRVPIGPVGVITPWNTPFMLSTWKIAPALAAGCTVVHKPAEFSPLTARILMEIAEEAGLPKGVWNLVNGYGEDAGKALTEHPDIKAIAFVGESRTGSMIMKQGAETLKRVHFELGGKNPVIVFDDADLDRALDAAIFMIYSLNGERCTSSSRLLVQDTIADTFEARLVERVNRIKVGHPLDPKTEIGPLIHKTHFDKVTGYFGIAKENGATIAAGGERHGDQGWFVRPTLFTGADNSMRIAQEEIFGPVLTSIRFSSEDEALQIANDIPYGLTGYVWTNDLTRALRFTHQLEAGMIWVNSENVRHLPTPFGGVKASGIGRDGGDWSFDFYMEQKHIGLATGQHAIPRLGAN
- the hpaD gene encoding 3,4-dihydroxyphenylacetate 2,3-dioxygenase; translated protein: MGEIVLAAKVTHVPTMLMSEQPGPVEGKRQPAIDGHAEIARRAKALGATTAIVCDTHWVINAGFHINANSRFEGLFTSNEFPHFIQNLPYAYEGNPALGDAIAKEASDRGAHTLAHHLDSLELEYGTLVPMRFMSREHKMKVVSVAAWCTVHGHDESRIVGEAIRAAVEASDEKVLLVASGSLSHKIWANRDYAANNGTFTISSEFNRQVDLHVLDMWQRGDHATFLKMLPEYAEHCCGEGSMHDTAMLYGALGWDAYTAACEVVTEYFPSSGTGQTNVIFPVQ